The Serinus canaria isolate serCan28SL12 chromosome Z, serCan2020, whole genome shotgun sequence genomic interval AGTGGAGATCGCGCGGCTCCCCCGAGTCCTCGCTGGGCCCCACGATGGCCGCCAGCTTGGCCACGTCGTTCACCCGCACGATGTCGATATCGTTCTCGCAGCAGAAGGCTTGGATCAGAGTGAAGTGTATCTGCAAGGCGATGTCCCCCTCGTCCTCCTGGTCCGCGGCCAGCACACAGAACGCGACATTGTCGGGGTCGCTGCAAGAGGGGAGCAACCCGATGAGTCCCGCGGTTGGCGCCGgccgccccgcagccccgccggcCTGACTTACACCCTCCCCCTGGCCCCGCCACAGCTGTACTTACACATTCATCAGCTTGGCCGACTCGTAGACGCCAGCGGTGAGGCAGCCCCGGCGCTGGGCTGATACCAGCAGCTCGTGGAGGGCCGTGCCAGCGCCCTGCATCCTGCGGGCCGGGAAAGGACACAGGGTCAGCGCGCAGCCACCACCACAACCACCGCTGCCCCGAAACCGCCCGCTACCCATTTTCCTCAGCTCCCTAGTGCCCACCCGCACGTACCAGTCGTGGCCCGCAGGCATGGGCTGCTGTCCGTGGATCTCCTCCAGAGTCATAGCAGTTAGTCAGCAAAGTCCCGCGGCTCCCTGAGCTCTAGCTCTACCCACTCCGTGAGCGTTCTAAAGCAGCAGCTACCAGGCGTGCGCTACTTATAGCCCTCGCAGGCACCTCCCGGCCTCCCATTGGTCAGCGGGGGAGAAAGGGGCGGCTTTATTATGCTAATCGGCGCGCGCCGGAGAGGAAGCTCGGGGCGGGGGGGGGCGGGAGAGAGCGGCTCGTGCCGCTAGGCCACGtggggcgggcgggggccgcGCAGGCACGCGCCGGGCCCAACGCCGGGCCGAGCCAGCGGTACCGGACCGTGCCGGGCCCAGTCAGCGGTACCGGCCCGAGCCGGCGGCCGCTCCCTGCATACCCCTCGCCGGTAGGCACTGGCAAGTAGTAGGGCGATTTGCGTCCAAAACTTGGAACGGAAAATCTGTGCAATGCAGGcgaaataaaaactaaaaataaaataaataaataaataaacgCAAGGTTTTATTAATACGGTTTCTGGAAATGTGAACGCCGCGAAGGGCCAGCCCTGTAaccagggctgagggctgctcTAGAGAAGGTCCTGGGGCTGTACGGGGCTGTCACCTGGTGATGTTGAGCAGCAGCCCCGGCTGCAGCAAATCTCCCCGTGCTCTGGTGtgcaggaacaggagcagcagccggCCGAGGCAGGTGATAATCCCCCTGTGCTCAGCGCTCACGGGACAGCAGCAATGCCGTCTGTCCGGTCTGGGCACCCCCAGCCGGGAAACAGCCGATGAACTGGAGCAAGGGCAGGTGAGGGCACCCAGGGGTCCAAAGCTGCGGcgctgtcctgccctgcaggctgagggACCAGGGCCAGTTCAGCCCAGGGAAGGTAAAGTTTGGGCGGCAAACTAAGAGGCTCAGatgagatgaaagaaaaatcctttctcccTGAGAATAGTCAAGCAGCGGGGCAGGCTCCCTCTCCATGGAGGCTATGTAGAGCCTTCATCCTTGCAGGACTGCCCCGATGCAGACCTGTTCTGAGATCACTGTTAATCCTTCTGCAGGCTGTACTGGCCTATGATCCTGGGGAGGGGAGTGATGTtagcaaacagatttttcttttttttttttttttcagtcgacctttattaaaaatagctATAATTTGGACAGTGTTCATATATAACTCAGAGTGAAAGGAGTGTGATTGCTGAACTCAGATTCGAACCTGTTTGTCAGCAAACCAAGCaagaaaaaaccacattttcccGCTGTGAACGAGCGCAGACTAAATGTTAAAAGGCAAATCACTTTCACGTCCCTTCATCATCTGACACGCTTAGACTTAAGCTCACGGTTAGCACTTGTCTCCACCGAGTCACCGGTCGAGAGCAGCCCCCAGCGGTTTCACAGAGGTTGTGGAGAGCCACCTTGGGGTAACCTGTGCTACTGCGACCTGTCCAGACCGACTCCAGCCAGCTGCACAGGCAGACCTCTCTGACTTTTCACTCTTGCTGTTCGCTAGCCTGCAGCCGCATGGTCCCCATCCGAATGCGCTCAAAGCCGGGGATGTCCTTTTCAATACTTCACTGGGAGTCCTGGATGAAGCATGTCTTATCTGTGACTGTATATCCTATACTCTGCTCGGTTTCAGGCTCTTTGAGCAATATAGTTTCCAAAATGCCTCTCAAACTGGGCCACTTTAATGATCTGCTGTGTTTCTACTTCCAGTTGTTTCTCGCTACTGCCCTGGTGACACTACAGGTGACAGCATCCGACCTGGCAGTAATCACTTAGTGAGTTTCCATTTTAAACTAGTGACAACATAGACATGATGTCTGCCAGATACTTCCAGCCTCTCTAAGTATATTTCTCTGATGTCTACAGAGCTGTCAGTACCAGGGAGAAAACTCTTCATTGTAAACACCAATTCTCAAGCCTCACAGTCTTTTTTACCCTACTAACATACAAAGACTTGGAAACCAAACCAGTGACCTGTCAGTCTAAATTTGCTTGAGAAGGTCATAAATTCTTAGTTTGCTTTCTCTAAAAAAGATATGAGAAGTTTCTAGAAAATTATCTCCTGGCCTGTACTCAGGCAAGTGCAATTGTCTCCACTCCCTGGAATTAGCATAGTGTATATAGCATGTACCGTTCATTCTCAAAAGATAAAAACCCTTCATACATttgcatctttctttttcctgtttttttttttttttctctaagtatATAAATGGGGATGAATGAAGAAGAATAGCTTGAATGGTAAGACACATGAAGTGGTATGTCTCTTAGAAATATTCAAGGGCCTATTTCTGATGAAATAGGTGGAAAATCCAGAACTGACTCACAGCTTTGAAAGATGCTGATATCAGCTGTGACTTTGATGACTTTCTCATTACAGTAAAAGTTACTTGAGATGGATCCGAATTAGTAAGCCAAAGTAACTCACAGTGGAGAACAGTGCATATGCATATGTAATAGTAAAATATATAATTGTCTAGATAATAAAGTGATATATGGAACCTTATTAACACATTAATCCTTTGACATGTAAGCTTCCAGTTTTAGCTTAATGATGCAGCACCCTGGTATTAGGGCTTCTTGACAtcacatttttcagtttgccCCATTATTCCTGGGTCTCCTAGCACAGATGGTGCTGAAGGCCGTGAAGCATTCATTACTAGATACTTGATCCAGCTTATTTCAAACCACAGTATCGACACCAGGCCTCTGACGCAGCAGAGATGTAGGAAGGAGAGCTGTGCAAGCCCAAGGCCCCCGTCCCTGATTCGAAGGCACCGTCTCTGCAGGTGTGATACCTTTGACGCCTAATAAGCAAACTGAGCTTTAGTGAAGGTCGGTCTCCACTGTTTGCTGTCTTGGTGTTATCCTCCCGTGTTTTTAGTACATTTAACTGGTGGGCGCAGACCTTTGGCGGATCGGCTCACGAGAGCTCGAAATCCTCCGGCAGCTCAAGGGCGAGATGGGGGCGGGCGGTGAACACCACACGGCAGCAGCCCTCAGACGCGAGCGAGTGCATTCCGCCGTcgctgctggcagccctggtgTGGGTCCGGTGCCGCCTGCCCGTGCTCCCCCGCAGGGCGAGGCTCGGCGCGGCAGACCCGTCCTTGGGCGGCTCGCGGAGCCGCTGCCGCCCGTCCGGCGCTGCGCCCGCCGCCGAGCCTGCGCTGCCCTCTGGCGGCCCGACCGCTGCTGGCTCCCGCCGCACCGCCGCTCCTGGCGCGGCATGGCCCCCTCCTGCTCCCGCGCCGCCAGCGCCTACCGCGGAGACGAAGGAAGAGAAtcaaaaaaaagggaaaaaaatccctaaccaaacccaaaacaacaacaacgaaaataaataaacacaaacaacAGCCAACCAACTAAAAAAAGTAGACCTTGACGCATCCTACACAAAGAAATCCCCTAAAGTAGACATGTTCGAGGGTAGGAAGGCTCTACAGAGATCTGAACAGACTCCGTCAGTGGGCCAAGGACAACTGCATGAGGCTCAATAAGGTGAAGTGCTGGGTTCTGTCCTTTAGTCTCAGCAAAGCCCTGtagcactacaggctggggagaATTGGCTTAAGAGCTGCTTAGCAAAaagggatctgggggtgctggttgagAGCCCGCTCAGTGTGAGCCactgtgtgcccaggtggccaagaaggccagtggcatctTGCTTGGCCTGAACCAagagcagtgtggccagcagccCAAGGGACATGATCATCCTCCTGTACTTGGCAttgctgaggccacacctcgagtCCAGTTTTGGCTCCCTCTGACACCTCCAGGAccctgaggtgctggagctTGTACAGCTAAAGTCAACAAGGCTCAGGAAGGTCTAGCAAACATCTCttatgaggaatggctgagggagctgggtttgtttagtCACGAGAAGagcaggctcaggggagacctcattgctctccacaactccctgaaaaGAGGCTGTAGTGAGCTGGGGGTTGGTGACTTCtactgtccctgcagggagaggatcAGAGGAAATGGCCTTCAGCTGATTCAGgagattcagattagatattaggggaaaaaaagtcattgctAGAGTGTTCAGGCATTGGAATAAGttgcccaggaaggtggtggagtcaccatccctgaagatTCTTAGGAGGCACCTGGATCTGGTGCTGGGTAATGTGGTTTAGTGGTTTAGAGTTACAGTAGTAGCGCTGGTTGGTTGTTGTACTGGATGATCTTAGAGGCCCCTTCCATCCTTGATGATTGTATGGTTCTAAACCAGCCCCCAATATAAAAAGTGAGAGAAGAGTAAGGGGGAAATAATAGTACATTCAATCCCAAGAAAGGCAAGGAAGCTGGCAGAATTTAAcagataaaaatgcaaaagcattGCACCTGTATAGCTGATAATAAATGTatgctttttcattttgcagagaaaataacAGCATGTCTCcagctgaagtgctgcagtCACAGACATTTCTTCTTGGCCTAAGTGAGAGGAGACTCAAACCTTCCACATCAGAAAAGGCTTGCAAGCCATGGTAATAGACACCCCAGGCATGGGGCTCCTACACTGCACTCACCTGCCCTGGCTTGTGCTGTACATCCAGACTTTGCAGCAGAAAGACTCTCTTTACCAAGACAAACCAGTCCTTTCAGCTCAGATGGAGTACTCCTTCCTCAATGTCTTTCCAAATGCATCTTCCtctccatttccatttctatCTCCCTTTCCCACTCCAGTCCTCCATCCAGTTCTCCTCTCTTGCAGACCTGTTGCAATCACCCAGCAAGTTGCTTTCTCCAGGTGTGGCatctcacaaaataaaaaccaaatcaaaaacTTTTTTACTGAACACAAGTTTTAGGAAGCTCTACAAATGTCCTGGTTAAATTCAAGCTGATTTTGTGTTTCCAGCAGATCAACAGGTCACCTACCTAATCCTCATGTAATTTCTTTCCACTGAGCCTGAAACAGATACTGCTGATCCCCACGCCTCGTAAACCAGGTAACTTCCTCTGTACATAAACTTTATTCTGTGACGCTTTTGCCACAGAAGTGACACCAGCCAAGACCAAACATCCACAATCTGTAGGAAAAAAGGGATGTTTAACCTACTGAAAAAGCAGTGAAGTAAGGATTTTCATagtttcttcttaaaaaaaaaacaaaaaaaccccaaaaaataaaaccaaaacaacaaaatcccccacccaaacaaaataaagaaaaacaaaacaaaacaaagttctccgctgagcctccttttctccaggctgaacacccccagctcccttatctgctcctcacaggacttgttCTCCAGACGTTTCagcagctccattgcccttcccTGGGTACACTCCAGCTCCTCAATGTCATTCTTGCAGTAGCCCTGCATATTtgggttttgtattttaaacaagaCCATCTCCACCAGGAGTGACTAATGGAGTTACAGACAGGAGATGGTATTCTTTTCATGCCTGTCTCCACTGTTACACTCCTGAGAGACCCACTGTAGTCTGcattaaataggaaaaataaaagccaaacaCTCAGACTATGGTGAGCTGCAAGTGTCTGGAGCAgcttccttcccagccctgtgccaaaATCTGCATAGTTCACATTAtactggagctgggaagggcagtCCAAAGCAGTAAACTGGTTTGTGGAGGACAGCTGATTGCACATCAGGGAACCTTCTGCAACACCCCAGCTCAGGAGTCTCTCAGAAGCACTGGGAGACAcgattatttcttttttttttttttcttttctttttgtttttcattaagaaCTGCTGAAAGCCAGGTTTTCTTGGCAATGCTTTCTTTCCATCAGACCAGAATTTTATCAGGGCAGGA includes:
- the GADD45G gene encoding growth arrest and DNA damage-inducible protein GADD45 gamma, whose translation is MTLEEIHGQQPMPAGHDWMQGAGTALHELLVSAQRRGCLTAGVYESAKLMNVDPDNVAFCVLAADQEDEGDIALQIHFTLIQAFCCENDIDIVRVNDVAKLAAIVGPSEDSGEPRDLHCILITNPNEEGWKDPALEKLNLFCEESRNVNDWVPTITLPE